Proteins encoded within one genomic window of Candidatus Methylomirabilota bacterium:
- a CDS encoding thiamine pyrophosphate-dependent enzyme has product RGGGIGWGLPATLGVKLAQPGRPVVGLIGDGSAMYTIQALWTASHDSIPCVYVIFNNASYRILKQRTLALKGFSAEDDQYVGMDLVNPRIDYVGMAKALGVPGEMVEKGVDIGAAVKRGLASGGPYLVDVHIDSNFKN; this is encoded by the coding sequence CGCGGCGGCGGCATCGGCTGGGGCCTCCCCGCCACCCTCGGCGTCAAGCTCGCGCAGCCCGGCCGTCCGGTGGTGGGGCTCATCGGCGACGGCAGCGCCATGTACACGATCCAGGCGCTGTGGACGGCGTCGCACGACTCGATCCCGTGCGTGTATGTGATCTTCAACAACGCGTCCTATCGCATCCTCAAGCAGCGGACGCTCGCGCTGAAGGGCTTCTCCGCCGAGGACGATCAGTACGTGGGCATGGACCTCGTCAACCCGCGCATCGACTACGTGGGGATGGCCAAGGCGCTGGGCGTGCCCGGTGAGATGGTGGAGAAGGGCGTGGACATCGGCGCGGCGGTGAAGCGCGGGCTCGCGTCCGGTGGTCCGTACCTGGTCGACGTCCACATCGACAGCAACTTCAAGAACTGA
- a CDS encoding SDR family NAD(P)-dependent oxidoreductase, whose protein sequence is MSGRLTGKVAIVAGAGSRGPGLGNGKAAAILFAREGAAVLCVDAQLGRAEETVGIIKGEGGTATAFAADVTRAADCRAMVAAAVERHGGLHVLHNNVGIESRKNVLETTEEDWDRVMAVDLKSMLLATQAAIPAMAERRGGAIICVSSVAALRGHGRTAYAAAKAGVIGFVRSVAAQVGRQGIRVNAIAPGMVWTPMVEDLGPEARERRRKASPLGTEGTGWDVGWAAVFLASDESRWITGQTLVVDGGVTLTTAH, encoded by the coding sequence ATGAGCGGCCGCCTCACGGGCAAGGTCGCCATCGTGGCGGGGGCCGGCTCGCGCGGGCCGGGCCTCGGCAACGGCAAGGCCGCCGCCATCCTCTTCGCCCGCGAGGGCGCGGCCGTCCTCTGCGTGGACGCGCAGCTCGGTCGCGCGGAGGAGACCGTCGGCATCATCAAGGGCGAGGGCGGCACCGCCACCGCCTTCGCCGCCGACGTCACCCGCGCCGCCGACTGCCGGGCCATGGTCGCGGCCGCGGTGGAGCGCCACGGCGGGCTCCACGTCCTCCACAACAACGTGGGCATCGAGTCCCGCAAGAACGTGCTCGAGACGACCGAGGAGGACTGGGACCGCGTGATGGCGGTGGACCTCAAGTCGATGCTGCTCGCCACCCAGGCGGCGATTCCCGCCATGGCCGAGCGCCGCGGCGGCGCGATCATCTGCGTCTCGTCGGTCGCCGCCCTGCGGGGTCACGGCCGCACCGCCTACGCCGCGGCCAAGGCCGGTGTCATCGGCTTCGTCCGAAGTGTGGCCGCCCAGGTGGGCCGTCAGGGCATCCGCGTGAACGCGATCGCGCCCGGCATGGTCTGGACGCCGATGGTGGAGGACCTCGGGCCGGAGGCACGCGAGCGGCGGCGCAAGGCGAGCCCGCTCGGCACCGAGGGCACCGGCTGGGACGTAGGCTGGGCGGCGGTGTTCCTCGCGTCCGACGAATCGCGCTGGATCACCGGGCAGACGCTCGTGGTAGACGGCGGCGTCACCTTGACCACCGCCCATTGA
- a CDS encoding LLM class flavin-dependent oxidoreductase → MAMTFGIHVGHLGGPMDELRKLWRFADGAGFDWTSVADHFQESPPQGGDGDCFEAIASYTAMAMETTRVRLGALVFCVNYRNPGLLAKSLCTIDHISGGRVECGIGAGWHEAEYRGFGIPFERIGIREDQLEEAVQILRLLFDQKVSSFDGKHFKLVDARCNPKPLQKRLRIWIGGQGEKRTLRAAARYADGWNAPYIDPKVWAAKNAVLDDWCAKEGRDPRAVLRSVNVGFYLGADAAGAARGEALYLKHWGANNPRGGFFRGTPKDVIGMCEAYQKAGVHRLNIALREGPYDWEALQAFAEVVLPAFGIRRPA, encoded by the coding sequence ATGGCCATGACCTTCGGCATTCACGTGGGACATCTCGGCGGACCCATGGACGAGCTGCGCAAGCTCTGGCGCTTCGCCGACGGCGCCGGCTTCGACTGGACCTCGGTGGCCGACCACTTCCAGGAGAGCCCGCCGCAGGGCGGCGACGGCGACTGCTTCGAAGCCATCGCGTCCTATACCGCCATGGCCATGGAGACCACGCGGGTGCGGCTCGGCGCGCTCGTCTTCTGCGTGAACTACCGCAACCCCGGGCTCCTCGCGAAGTCGCTGTGCACGATCGACCACATCTCCGGCGGCCGCGTCGAGTGCGGCATCGGCGCGGGCTGGCACGAGGCGGAGTACCGCGGCTTCGGCATCCCCTTCGAGCGCATCGGCATCCGCGAGGATCAGCTCGAAGAGGCGGTGCAGATCCTGCGCCTGTTGTTCGACCAGAAGGTCTCGAGCTTCGACGGCAAGCACTTCAAGCTGGTGGACGCCCGCTGCAATCCCAAGCCGCTGCAGAAGCGCCTTCGTATCTGGATCGGCGGGCAGGGCGAGAAGCGGACGCTCCGCGCGGCCGCTCGGTATGCCGACGGCTGGAACGCGCCCTACATCGACCCGAAGGTGTGGGCGGCCAAGAACGCCGTGCTCGACGACTGGTGCGCGAAGGAAGGACGCGATCCCCGCGCGGTGCTCCGCAGCGTCAACGTGGGCTTCTACCTGGGCGCGGACGCCGCCGGCGCCGCGCGCGGCGAGGCCCTCTACCTCAAGCACTGGGGCGCCAACAATCCGCGGGGCGGCTTCTTCCGCGGCACGCCCAAGGACGTCATCGGGATGTGCGAGGCGTATCAGAAGGCGGGCGTCCACCGCCTGAACATCGCGCTGCGCGAGGGGCCCTACGACTGGGAGGCCCTCCAGGCCTTCGCGGAGGTGGTGCTTCCCGCCTTCGGGATCCGGCGCCCGGCCTAG
- a CDS encoding response regulator produces MAEAPARGTILLVEDEEGVRAVLSELLGGLGYTVLPAGNGVEAVSIASSHAGSIDLVVTDMVMPEMSGQELGRTLAQKWPDLRILYMSAFASNIYSPSALANALADFISKPFDLEVFLTKVRALIDAPPRGRASASAAAPPSDPT; encoded by the coding sequence ATGGCGGAGGCGCCGGCTCGCGGCACCATCTTGCTCGTCGAGGACGAGGAGGGCGTCCGCGCCGTCCTCTCCGAGCTGCTCGGCGGGCTCGGCTACACCGTGCTCCCCGCGGGCAACGGCGTCGAGGCCGTCAGCATCGCCAGCAGCCACGCCGGCAGCATCGACCTCGTGGTCACCGACATGGTGATGCCGGAGATGAGCGGCCAGGAGCTCGGGCGCACCCTCGCCCAGAAGTGGCCCGACCTGCGCATCCTCTACATGTCGGCGTTCGCCAGCAACATCTACTCGCCGAGCGCGCTCGCGAACGCCCTCGCCGACTTCATCTCCAAGCCCTTCGATCTGGAGGTCTTCCTCACGAAGGTGCGGGCGTTGATCGACGCGCCGCCGCGCGGCCGCGCCAGCGCCTCCGCGGCCGCCCCGCCCTCCGACCCCACCTAG
- a CDS encoding citrate/2-methylcitrate synthase: MTGDPTMTEGSTLIRGLEGVVAAETKLCDLDGRNGRLAYCGYDIDELARQATFEEVCYLLWHGELPNKSQLDRFQVELIGARNIPPALVDAYRLMPRDTDPMRVLQASVAVLGMHDADATDNSRAANLRKSLRLTSQFATAICAHHRVRSGETPVPPASDLSHAANFLYMLTGKRPTDVVTKALDASLTLYAEHELNASTFTTRVIAATLSDMHSAVAGGVGALKGTLHGGAGEAVMRTLIEIGRVDNVEPWSDKALAAKRRLMGFGHRVYTAGDPRAAILRGMAEAACRQSGQGMWYDMAVRLHAKIHGVKKLIPNVDFYSAPLFYSIGIPVDLFTPVIAAARIAGWTANLLEQYDDNRLIRPRADYKGYARRAYHPVDKR; the protein is encoded by the coding sequence GTGACGGGAGACCCCACCATGACCGAGGGCAGCACGCTCATCCGCGGGCTCGAAGGCGTCGTTGCCGCCGAGACCAAGCTCTGCGATCTGGACGGCCGGAACGGCCGCCTCGCCTACTGCGGCTACGACATCGACGAGCTGGCGCGCCAGGCGACCTTCGAGGAGGTGTGCTACCTGCTCTGGCACGGCGAGCTGCCGAACAAGTCGCAGCTCGACCGCTTCCAGGTCGAGTTGATCGGGGCGCGCAACATCCCGCCCGCGCTCGTGGACGCGTACCGGCTGATGCCGCGCGACACCGATCCCATGCGCGTGCTCCAGGCGTCGGTGGCCGTCCTGGGCATGCACGACGCGGACGCTACCGACAACTCGCGCGCGGCCAACCTCCGCAAGTCGCTGCGTCTCACCAGCCAGTTCGCCACCGCGATCTGCGCGCATCACCGGGTGCGGAGCGGCGAGACGCCGGTGCCGCCGGCGTCCGACCTGTCGCATGCCGCGAACTTCCTCTACATGCTCACGGGCAAGCGGCCCACCGACGTCGTGACCAAGGCCCTGGACGCGAGCCTCACCCTCTACGCCGAGCACGAGCTGAACGCCTCCACGTTCACCACGCGCGTCATCGCGGCCACGCTCTCCGACATGCACTCGGCGGTGGCGGGCGGGGTGGGCGCCCTCAAGGGCACGCTGCACGGCGGGGCCGGCGAGGCGGTGATGCGCACGCTCATCGAGATCGGCCGCGTGGACAACGTCGAGCCGTGGTCCGACAAGGCCCTCGCCGCGAAGCGGCGGCTCATGGGCTTCGGCCATCGCGTGTACACCGCGGGCGACCCGCGCGCGGCCATCCTGCGCGGCATGGCGGAGGCGGCCTGCCGCCAGTCCGGCCAGGGCATGTGGTACGACATGGCGGTGCGCCTGCACGCGAAGATCCACGGCGTGAAGAAGCTCATCCCCAACGTGGACTTCTACTCGGCACCGCTGTTCTACTCGATCGGCATCCCGGTGGATCTGTTCACGCCCGTCATCGCCGCCGCGCGCATCGCGGGCTGGACGGCCAACCTCCTCGAGCAGTACGACGACAACCGCCTCATCCGGCCGCGGGCCGACTACAAGGGCTACGCCCGCCGCGCGTACCACCCGGTTGACAAGCGCTAG
- a CDS encoding aconitate hydratase, which translates to MTSASSLTQKLIASHLVAGKPVAGDEIGLRVDQCLLTDTNGGMAWLQFEAMGFPRVKPPRVVTYIDHNVYQTDSRNTDDHRYLQTVARRYGSWFSKPGNGICHQVHFETFSVPGQFVLGTDSHTPLCGSTGMLAIGAGGLDVAVAMGGGAYYLPMPKVVQVWLTGALPAWVHAKDVILELLRRYTVRGGSGKIFEYAGPGAAALSLPQRATICNMGAELTLTTSVFPSDEETRRYLTLLGREREWTPLSADPQAEYDERIELDLSTLEPLVALPASPDKVVPVGEVAGTALEQVMVGSCTNSSWEDMWAVARAVRGERVAPNVSFVVFPGSSRILEIMAREGLLTDLLAAGATVSEPTCGSCAGIGHVPAAGGKSLRAFNRNFPGRSGVKDDQIYLCSPLTAAASALTGVITDPRTRGAAPTRQYPSSLTASDAGLLPPASTADAAATEVLKGPNIKPVPRGKPVDASLRATVLLKLGDKVSTDDISPSGTAALVFRSNVPAISEFTFKNVDADFVVRARAAGDSVLVGGEIYGQGSSREAAVLSPLHLGVRAVLAKSFARIHRANLINWGLVPLEFENAADYEDIGRDDVLQFPDLRDALEAGRRVAVVNERSGRTFHARCVLTPRERNLLLAGGLLAQTAAGGSR; encoded by the coding sequence TTGACAAGCGCTAGCAGCCTCACCCAGAAGCTGATCGCGTCCCACCTGGTGGCGGGCAAGCCTGTCGCCGGCGACGAGATCGGGCTCCGCGTGGATCAGTGCCTGCTCACCGACACCAACGGGGGCATGGCGTGGCTGCAGTTCGAGGCGATGGGCTTCCCCCGCGTGAAGCCGCCGAGGGTGGTCACCTACATCGACCACAACGTCTATCAGACCGACTCGCGCAACACCGACGATCACCGGTACCTGCAGACGGTGGCGCGGCGCTACGGCTCGTGGTTCTCCAAGCCCGGCAACGGGATCTGCCATCAGGTGCACTTCGAGACGTTCAGCGTGCCCGGGCAGTTCGTGCTGGGCACGGACAGTCACACGCCCCTCTGCGGCTCGACGGGCATGCTCGCCATCGGCGCGGGCGGGCTCGACGTGGCGGTGGCGATGGGCGGCGGCGCCTACTACCTGCCGATGCCGAAGGTCGTGCAGGTGTGGCTCACCGGCGCGCTTCCGGCGTGGGTGCACGCCAAGGACGTGATCCTGGAGCTCTTGCGCCGCTACACGGTACGCGGCGGGAGCGGGAAGATCTTCGAGTACGCCGGACCGGGCGCGGCCGCCCTCTCCCTGCCCCAGCGCGCCACCATCTGCAACATGGGCGCGGAGCTGACCCTGACCACCAGCGTGTTCCCCTCCGACGAGGAGACCCGCCGCTACCTCACGCTGCTCGGCCGCGAGCGCGAGTGGACGCCGCTCAGCGCGGATCCGCAGGCGGAGTACGACGAGCGCATCGAGCTGGACCTCTCGACGCTGGAGCCGCTCGTGGCGCTGCCCGCCTCGCCGGACAAGGTGGTGCCGGTGGGCGAGGTCGCGGGCACCGCCCTCGAGCAGGTCATGGTGGGCTCCTGCACCAACTCCTCGTGGGAGGACATGTGGGCGGTCGCGCGCGCGGTGCGCGGCGAGCGCGTGGCGCCGAACGTCTCCTTCGTGGTGTTCCCGGGCAGTAGCCGCATCCTCGAGATCATGGCGCGGGAGGGCCTCCTTACCGATCTGCTCGCCGCCGGCGCCACGGTATCGGAACCCACCTGCGGCTCCTGCGCGGGCATCGGCCACGTGCCCGCCGCAGGCGGCAAGAGCCTGCGCGCGTTCAACCGGAACTTCCCGGGGCGCAGCGGGGTCAAGGACGACCAGATCTATCTCTGCTCGCCGCTCACCGCGGCCGCTTCCGCGCTGACCGGCGTGATCACGGATCCCCGCACGCGCGGCGCCGCCCCGACCCGGCAGTATCCCTCCTCCCTCACCGCGTCGGACGCCGGGCTGCTCCCGCCGGCCTCGACGGCGGACGCGGCGGCCACCGAGGTGCTGAAGGGCCCCAACATCAAGCCGGTGCCGCGGGGGAAACCCGTGGACGCGTCGCTCCGCGCCACCGTGCTGCTGAAGCTCGGTGACAAGGTCTCCACCGACGACATCTCGCCGTCGGGCACCGCCGCGCTGGTGTTCCGTTCCAACGTGCCGGCCATCTCGGAGTTCACCTTCAAGAACGTGGACGCGGACTTCGTGGTACGGGCCCGCGCGGCCGGCGACAGCGTGCTGGTGGGCGGCGAGATCTACGGGCAGGGATCCTCGCGCGAGGCCGCGGTGCTGTCACCGCTGCATCTCGGCGTGCGCGCGGTGCTGGCCAAGAGCTTCGCGCGCATCCACCGCGCCAACCTCATCAACTGGGGACTCGTGCCGCTCGAGTTCGAGAATGCTGCGGACTACGAGGACATCGGCCGGGACGACGTGCTGCAGTTTCCCGATCTGCGCGACGCCCTCGAGGCCGGGCGCCGCGTCGCCGTCGTCAATGAGCGCTCGGGGCGGACCTTCCATGCCCGCTGCGTCCTGACGCCGCGCGAGCGCAACCTCCTGCTCGCGGGCGGCCTGCTCGCCCAGACCGCCGCCGGAGGATCGCGATGA
- a CDS encoding PrpF domain-containing protein, with translation MTQRRIPAVYMRGGTSRCLVFHERDLPPAGRDRDAILLAALGSPDPSGRQLDGLGGGISSLSKAVIIGPSTMPGADVDYTFAQIEVRKPEVDYTGNCGNCSSAVGPFAIEERLVPAREGETVVRIHNTNTKKLIVARVPVQGGEPRVRGDFDLPGVAGLGARIALDFVEPGGAGTGRLLPTGRPRDTVEGVEASLVDASIPMVFVRARDLGLQGTESPTAMDGDAALCARLEAIRVVAAKLMGISGSAATPKIAVVTAPVPFTALDGVAYDGGASDVVGRAISMGNCHRAFPLTSSMCLAVAARIEGSLVHEVSTAKPGADVRLGHPSGVLPLDAAVTRPGGDYHAERVTVYRTARRLMEGWVRIP, from the coding sequence ATGACTCAGCGCCGCATCCCCGCCGTCTACATGCGCGGCGGCACCAGCCGCTGCCTGGTCTTCCACGAGCGCGATCTGCCGCCGGCCGGGCGCGACCGCGACGCGATCCTCCTCGCCGCGCTCGGCAGCCCCGATCCCAGCGGCCGTCAGCTCGACGGTCTCGGTGGCGGCATCTCGTCGCTGTCCAAGGCGGTGATCATCGGCCCCTCGACCATGCCGGGCGCCGACGTCGACTACACCTTCGCCCAGATCGAGGTGCGGAAGCCCGAGGTGGACTACACGGGCAACTGCGGCAACTGCTCGTCCGCCGTCGGCCCCTTCGCAATCGAGGAGCGGTTGGTGCCCGCGCGCGAGGGCGAGACGGTGGTGCGCATCCACAACACCAACACGAAGAAGCTGATCGTCGCACGGGTGCCCGTGCAGGGCGGCGAGCCGCGCGTCCGGGGCGACTTCGACCTCCCCGGCGTGGCCGGCCTCGGCGCCCGCATCGCGCTCGACTTCGTCGAGCCGGGCGGCGCGGGCACGGGGCGCCTCCTGCCCACCGGTCGCCCGCGCGACACCGTCGAGGGTGTCGAGGCCTCCCTGGTGGACGCCTCCATTCCCATGGTGTTCGTGCGCGCGCGCGACCTCGGCCTCCAAGGCACGGAGTCGCCCACCGCGATGGACGGCGATGCCGCCCTGTGCGCACGGCTCGAGGCGATCCGCGTCGTCGCGGCCAAGCTCATGGGCATTTCCGGCAGCGCGGCCACGCCCAAGATCGCGGTGGTCACCGCGCCCGTCCCCTTCACCGCCCTCGACGGCGTGGCGTACGACGGGGGCGCCTCGGACGTGGTGGGGCGCGCGATCTCCATGGGCAACTGCCATCGCGCGTTCCCGCTCACCTCATCGATGTGTCTCGCCGTGGCCGCGCGCATCGAGGGCAGCCTCGTCCACGAGGTCTCGACGGCCAAGCCGGGCGCGGACGTGCGCCTCGGTCATCCCTCCGGCGTGCTTCCGCTGGACGCCGCTGTCACGCGGCCGGGCGGCGACTATCACGCGGAGCGGGTGACCGTGTACCGGACGGCCCGGCGGCTCATGGAAGGGTGGGTCCGCATTCCGTGA
- a CDS encoding acyl-CoA dehydrogenase family protein, translating to MSALFTPEHEMLRKSIRAFVEKEVTPFVPEWESAGRIPRAFWRRLGELGFLGLEFPPEYGGAGGDFLSSVVLGEEMARCRSGGVAFSVLVHTDMSSPWLTRYGTDAQKAKYLPGIIAGDTVCALGITEPGTGSDMAALTTRAVKNGDRYRLTGSKIFITNGVYGDLYFVAARTGPGTPERRHDGISMFLVERGWPGFTVSRKLDKMGMRASDTAELAFQECPVPAENLLGVEGRGFQQLATGLQRERLMAAVLALSGAAQALEDTVAYLGERQAFGEPLARKQALRHQVVDMATEIEAARQLLYHAVASYVAGDDAALHVSMAKLFATEVANRVAYAAVQLHGGYVYMREFPVEGFFRDVRLWTIASGTSEIMKEIIAKKLLS from the coding sequence GTGAGCGCCCTCTTCACGCCCGAGCACGAGATGCTCCGGAAGAGCATCCGCGCCTTCGTCGAGAAGGAGGTCACGCCGTTCGTCCCGGAGTGGGAGAGCGCCGGCCGGATCCCGCGCGCCTTCTGGCGGCGGCTGGGCGAGCTCGGGTTCCTCGGCCTCGAGTTCCCCCCGGAATACGGCGGCGCCGGCGGCGACTTCCTCTCGAGCGTGGTGCTGGGCGAGGAGATGGCGCGCTGCCGCTCCGGAGGCGTGGCCTTCAGCGTGCTCGTGCACACCGACATGTCCTCACCCTGGCTCACCCGCTACGGCACCGACGCGCAGAAGGCGAAGTATCTCCCCGGCATCATCGCGGGCGACACGGTGTGCGCGCTCGGCATCACGGAGCCGGGGACCGGGTCGGACATGGCCGCCCTCACCACGCGCGCCGTCAAGAACGGCGACCGCTACCGCCTCACCGGCAGCAAGATCTTCATCACCAACGGCGTCTACGGCGACCTCTACTTCGTGGCCGCGCGCACGGGGCCGGGCACCCCCGAGCGGCGTCACGACGGAATCTCGATGTTCCTCGTCGAGCGCGGGTGGCCCGGCTTCACGGTGAGCCGCAAGCTCGACAAGATGGGCATGCGCGCCTCCGACACCGCCGAGCTGGCCTTTCAGGAGTGCCCGGTGCCGGCGGAGAACCTGCTCGGCGTGGAGGGCCGCGGCTTCCAGCAGCTCGCGACCGGGCTGCAGCGCGAGCGCCTGATGGCCGCGGTGCTGGCCCTCTCCGGCGCCGCCCAGGCGCTCGAGGACACGGTGGCCTATCTCGGCGAGCGCCAGGCCTTCGGCGAGCCGCTCGCGCGCAAGCAGGCGCTGCGCCACCAGGTGGTGGACATGGCGACGGAGATCGAGGCCGCGCGCCAGCTCCTCTACCACGCAGTGGCGTCCTACGTCGCCGGAGACGACGCCGCCCTCCACGTCTCCATGGCCAAGCTCTTCGCCACCGAGGTGGCCAATCGCGTGGCGTACGCGGCGGTGCAGCTCCACGGCGGCTACGTATACATGCGCGAGTTCCCGGTGGAGGGCTTCTTCCGCGACGTGCGGCTATGGACGATCGCCTCCGGGACGTCCGAGATCATGAAGGAGATCATCGCCAAGAAGCTCCTGTCGTGA
- a CDS encoding methionine synthase translates to MTAPLPVLYTHVMGSHGFPGWFWTALDKIKAGDYGQTDTRESFDDATQLAIRDQERAGIDVICDGEMRRFFFVQTFYGKMEGLEPLEPLRKTGLYAYDSVPRYRPTRKITVPKGLGTVDEFTYLKSQTDKPVKATCPGPVTLSIHVQTRPGDAYDNDRLALCWDLVPAVNAELKALAAAGADWIQIDEPSAAIVPGQAPEYVKMFNACVAGVKAKIGYHVCFGNLLSRPRGKRSYRWMFPALLETKCDQFVFEYANREMAEIEMWSELGVDREIACGVVDVKSFYMETPEDVAERIRLCLEHIPAERLSLVPDCGFFPVPRWVAFEKLKRLAAGARLARTQLRG, encoded by the coding sequence ATGACCGCCCCGCTCCCCGTGCTCTACACCCACGTGATGGGCAGCCACGGCTTCCCCGGCTGGTTCTGGACGGCGCTCGACAAGATCAAGGCGGGCGACTACGGGCAGACCGACACCAGGGAGTCCTTCGACGACGCCACGCAGCTCGCCATCCGCGACCAGGAGCGGGCCGGCATCGACGTGATCTGCGACGGCGAGATGCGCCGCTTCTTCTTCGTGCAGACCTTCTACGGGAAGATGGAGGGCCTCGAGCCGCTGGAGCCCCTCCGCAAGACCGGCCTCTATGCCTACGACAGCGTGCCGCGGTACCGGCCTACGCGGAAGATCACGGTACCGAAGGGGCTCGGCACCGTCGACGAGTTCACCTACCTCAAGAGCCAGACCGACAAGCCGGTGAAGGCGACCTGTCCCGGCCCCGTCACGCTGTCCATCCACGTCCAGACCCGCCCCGGCGACGCCTACGACAATGACCGCCTGGCCCTCTGCTGGGACCTCGTGCCCGCGGTCAACGCGGAGCTGAAGGCACTGGCCGCCGCCGGCGCCGACTGGATACAGATCGACGAACCCTCGGCGGCCATCGTCCCCGGCCAGGCCCCCGAATACGTCAAGATGTTCAACGCCTGCGTGGCCGGGGTGAAGGCCAAGATCGGCTATCACGTGTGCTTCGGCAATCTCCTGTCCCGACCGCGCGGCAAGCGCAGCTACCGCTGGATGTTCCCCGCCCTCCTCGAGACCAAGTGCGATCAGTTCGTCTTCGAGTACGCCAACCGCGAGATGGCCGAGATCGAGATGTGGTCGGAGCTCGGGGTGGACCGGGAGATCGCGTGCGGGGTGGTTGACGTCAAGTCCTTCTACATGGAGACTCCCGAGGACGTGGCGGAGCGGATCCGGCTCTGCCTCGAGCACATCCCGGCCGAGCGGCTGTCGCTGGTGCCGGATTGCGGGTTCTTCCCGGTCCCGCGCTGGGTGGCGTTCGAGAAGCTCAAGCGGCTGGCCGCGGGCGCCCGGCTGGCCCGCACGCAGCTCCGAGGCTAA
- a CDS encoding ABC transporter substrate-binding protein gives MATTRRDVLKTLGTAAALGAAGLPARAGAQARPGVPSDPVKIGIIAIRAGIAAPVGAAGLRGTEWWAERANKAGGILGRQVQLVVEEESTPKDTVERYRKLVLQDKVEVVIGGISTGVTLALGPVAEEMEVPWLSWDGTTQKGVDETMPNPKWAFKSVDNEVEAIVAGILTPKYFTGVKTVAGIGNDYSYGHDCWETYQAVLKRYIPDVKFVLELFPKLGATDFTSHIAAIQQSKADLLMCSFWSGDATILMKQAAAVGLFKSMKGVFTTAGGVHDSLKKEFTPEGLLLGYNTMYFDDPKGSALLKQFVREYKAKYNEYPPYECDHAYFNIESYKAAAEKAYAAAGKWPSKSEIVKALEGIEVESLSGRRSWRPDHVQMCNFYQGITTHKNSYDFVTINPIEIVSTKQAMKPAGAKLLEWINGWKI, from the coding sequence ATGGCGACGACGAGACGCGACGTTCTCAAGACGCTCGGTACCGCCGCGGCGCTCGGCGCGGCGGGCCTGCCGGCACGGGCCGGCGCCCAGGCGCGGCCCGGCGTGCCGTCGGACCCCGTGAAGATCGGGATCATCGCCATCCGCGCGGGCATCGCGGCGCCCGTCGGCGCGGCGGGCCTCCGGGGCACGGAGTGGTGGGCCGAGCGCGCCAACAAGGCCGGTGGCATCCTCGGCCGCCAGGTTCAGCTCGTCGTCGAGGAAGAGTCCACGCCCAAGGACACCGTGGAGCGTTACCGCAAGCTCGTCCTCCAGGACAAGGTCGAGGTGGTCATCGGGGGCATCTCGACGGGCGTGACCCTGGCCCTGGGCCCGGTCGCCGAGGAGATGGAGGTGCCGTGGCTCTCGTGGGACGGCACCACGCAGAAGGGCGTGGACGAGACCATGCCCAATCCGAAGTGGGCCTTCAAGAGCGTGGACAACGAGGTCGAGGCCATCGTGGCCGGCATCCTCACGCCGAAGTACTTCACGGGCGTGAAGACGGTGGCGGGCATCGGCAACGACTACTCGTACGGGCACGACTGCTGGGAGACGTATCAGGCCGTGCTCAAGCGCTACATCCCCGACGTGAAGTTCGTGCTCGAGCTCTTCCCCAAGCTCGGCGCCACCGACTTCACCTCCCACATCGCCGCCATCCAGCAGTCCAAGGCCGATCTCCTCATGTGCTCGTTCTGGTCGGGGGACGCCACCATCCTCATGAAGCAGGCGGCGGCGGTGGGGCTGTTCAAGAGCATGAAGGGCGTATTCACCACCGCGGGCGGCGTGCACGACTCGCTGAAGAAGGAGTTCACCCCCGAGGGGCTCCTCCTCGGCTACAACACCATGTACTTCGACGACCCCAAGGGCTCGGCGCTCCTCAAGCAGTTCGTGCGCGAGTACAAGGCGAAGTACAACGAGTATCCCCCCTACGAGTGCGACCACGCGTACTTCAACATCGAGTCCTACAAGGCGGCGGCGGAGAAGGCCTACGCCGCCGCGGGGAAGTGGCCATCGAAGTCCGAGATCGTCAAGGCCCTCGAGGGCATCGAGGTGGAGTCGCTCTCCGGGCGCCGCTCGTGGCGGCCGGATCACGTGCAGATGTGCAACTTCTACCAGGGCATCACCACGCACAAGAACAGCTACGACTTCGTCACCATCAATCCGATCGAGATCGTGTCCACGAAGCAGGCGATGAAGCCGGCGGGAGCCAAGCTCCTCGAGTGGATCAACGGCTGGAAGATCTGA